In Geminocystis sp. NIES-3708, a single window of DNA contains:
- a CDS encoding S8 family peptidase: protein MKKLLLLSVFLIGLGFALFNFKGLANQGEFDSIIINFRQDIPTTALEKNIEFITSKIQEIPILNSIFSEEEKVYIVQGDKKTLKKLKRSPLKQEVEYIEPNYIYHSLEVPNDPAYTQQWNLRSINIEQAWEDTKGEGVTIAVIDTGVTKVPDLEQTQFVEGYDFVNNKVDAQDNVGHGTHVAGTIAQSTNNNYGVAGIAYQSKIMPLKVLGVNGGTIADIAEAIKFAADNKADVINMSLGGGGDSQLMRDAIKYAHDKGVVIIAAAGNENRNSASFPARYPLVISVSATDSIGEKAPYSNFGAGVDISAPGGSETGKIIQETITGENKQPTFIGFQGTSMAAPHVAGVAALIKSTGIQNPDEVREILIKSARKIEKDPLNHYGAGQLDAAQGVKLALKGQISPRDFLRWLKNSGYLNPGFWIDGGTITLLPKLGMVLGSYLLAWFLRNYLTFNLSLATGLVTGSSGLFFLQGLYLFDLPQWPFRLMGSSVPELGNVVMGTNSLNPFFASALIPFILLALFLSHQQLKWVAIGCTLGVTSCLIVTAFINPLVWGLGYGLISQIFLLLNAGICFYLAYLASKTINN, encoded by the coding sequence ATGAAAAAACTATTACTTCTTTCAGTCTTTTTAATAGGTTTAGGATTTGCTTTATTTAATTTTAAAGGATTAGCAAATCAAGGAGAATTTGATTCTATTATTATTAATTTCCGTCAAGATATTCCTACTACAGCCCTAGAAAAAAACATAGAATTTATCACTTCAAAAATTCAAGAAATACCTATTTTAAATAGTATTTTTTCTGAAGAAGAAAAAGTTTATATCGTTCAAGGTGATAAAAAAACTCTCAAGAAATTAAAAAGATCTCCCCTCAAACAAGAAGTAGAATATATTGAACCTAATTATATTTATCATAGTTTAGAAGTTCCCAATGATCCTGCTTATACTCAACAGTGGAATTTGCGTAGTATCAATATAGAACAAGCATGGGAAGACACCAAAGGAGAAGGGGTAACTATTGCAGTTATTGACACTGGCGTTACTAAAGTGCCAGATTTAGAGCAAACTCAGTTCGTTGAAGGCTATGATTTTGTTAATAATAAAGTTGATGCTCAAGATAATGTAGGACACGGAACACACGTTGCAGGTACGATCGCCCAATCCACTAACAATAATTACGGAGTAGCAGGAATAGCTTATCAATCGAAAATAATGCCCTTAAAAGTATTAGGAGTAAATGGTGGCACAATTGCTGATATAGCCGAAGCCATAAAATTTGCGGCTGATAATAAAGCCGATGTGATAAACATGAGTTTAGGTGGTGGTGGAGATAGCCAATTAATGCGAGATGCGATTAAATATGCCCATGACAAAGGAGTAGTGATTATTGCCGCCGCAGGTAACGAAAACCGCAATAGTGCTTCATTTCCCGCTCGTTATCCTCTAGTAATCAGCGTTTCAGCTACAGATTCTATCGGTGAAAAAGCACCTTACTCTAATTTTGGTGCAGGAGTAGATATTTCCGCCCCCGGAGGTAGTGAAACAGGGAAAATTATTCAAGAAACTATCACAGGAGAAAATAAACAACCAACTTTTATTGGCTTCCAAGGCACAAGTATGGCAGCACCCCATGTGGCAGGAGTAGCGGCATTAATTAAATCCACAGGTATCCAAAATCCCGATGAAGTACGAGAAATTTTAATCAAATCTGCCCGTAAAATAGAAAAAGATCCTTTAAATCATTATGGTGCAGGACAATTAGATGCGGCGCAAGGGGTTAAACTAGCATTAAAAGGGCAAATTAGTCCACGAGACTTTTTACGATGGTTGAAAAACAGTGGTTATTTAAACCCAGGGTTTTGGATTGATGGTGGTACAATTACTTTATTACCTAAATTGGGCATGGTTTTAGGATCATATTTATTAGCTTGGTTTTTGCGTAATTATCTTACTTTCAATCTAAGCCTCGCCACAGGATTAGTCACAGGTAGCAGTGGTTTATTTTTCCTCCAAGGATTATACTTGTTTGATTTGCCTCAATGGCCTTTTCGTTTAATGGGCAGTTCTGTACCAGAATTAGGTAATGTAGTAATGGGTACAAATAGTTTAAATCCTTTCTTTGCTAGTGCGTTAATTCCCTTTATTTTACTTGCTTTATTTTTAAGTCATCAACAACTCAAATGGGTAGCTATTGGTTGTACTTTAGGGGTTACTTCTTGTTTAATAGTTACAGCTTTTATTAATCCTTTAGTGTGGGGATTAGGTTATGGTTTAATTTCCCAAATTTTCTTATTACTTAATGCTGGTATTTGTTTTTATTTAGCTTATTTAGCCAGTAAAACTATTAATAATTAG
- a CDS encoding ABC transporter permease, whose product MTKYWILNENVIYILKRLFQGLLTLLLASILSFAIIQFAPGDYLDNLRQNPTISQETIEELKIRFGLDKSPLEQYLLWFKQVITRFDFGESFVYSRSVSSLILERIPATLLLAFTSIILTWAIALPLGIISAVKQNTVTDRILRVISYFGQGFPSFITALLLLILAQNVAPIFPVGGMTSINHNELSFWGKVTDISWHMILPTIALSITSFAGLQRLTRGQLLDVLRQDYIQTARAKGLPENQVLYVHALRNAINPLITLLGFEFASLLSGSFIAEYFFNWPGLGRLILQAVQAQDLYLVMASLMMGATMLIIGNLVADLLLKIVDPRIKLDNIDS is encoded by the coding sequence ATGACAAAGTATTGGATATTGAATGAAAATGTAATCTATATCTTGAAACGCTTATTTCAAGGACTACTCACTTTACTATTAGCATCAATATTGAGTTTTGCTATCATTCAATTCGCACCGGGAGATTATCTTGATAATTTGCGCCAAAATCCAACTATTTCCCAAGAAACCATTGAAGAGTTAAAAATTCGCTTTGGCTTGGATAAATCTCCCTTAGAGCAATATTTATTATGGTTTAAGCAAGTGATTACCAGATTTGACTTTGGTGAAAGTTTCGTCTATTCTCGATCAGTATCCAGTCTTATTCTCGAAAGAATCCCCGCAACCTTACTACTAGCTTTTACCTCTATCATTTTAACATGGGCGATCGCCTTACCACTAGGAATTATTAGTGCTGTTAAACAAAATACTGTAACGGATAGAATTTTAAGAGTAATTAGTTATTTTGGGCAAGGATTTCCTAGCTTTATTACTGCATTATTATTATTAATTTTAGCTCAAAATGTTGCCCCAATTTTTCCCGTTGGCGGTATGACAAGCATTAATCATAATGAATTATCCTTCTGGGGAAAAGTTACAGACATAAGTTGGCATATGATTTTACCTACTATTGCTCTAAGTATTACCAGTTTCGCAGGATTACAAAGGCTTACCAGAGGACAACTTTTAGATGTATTGAGGCAAGATTACATTCAAACAGCAAGGGCAAAGGGATTACCCGAGAATCAAGTCTTATATGTTCATGCTCTGCGTAATGCCATTAATCCTTTAATCACTCTATTAGGCTTTGAATTTGCGAGTTTATTAAGTGGCTCATTTATCGCTGAATATTTCTTTAATTGGCCCGGATTGGGCAGGTTAATATTACAAGCAGTACAAGCTCAAGATTTATATTTAGTTATGGCTAGTTTAATGATGGGGGCAACTATGTTAATTATTGGTAATTTAGTTGCTGATTTATTATTAAAAATAGTCGATCCACGAATAAAATTAGATAATATTGATAGTTAA
- the bchL gene encoding ferredoxin:protochlorophyllide reductase (ATP-dependent) iron-sulfur ATP-binding protein, producing the protein MTLTLAVYGKGGIGKSTTSCNISTALAKRGKKVLQIGCDPKHDSTFTLTGFLIPTIIDTLQEKDFHYEDIWAEDVIYKGYAGVDCVEAGGPPAGAGCGGYVVGETVKLLKELNAFDEYDVILFDVLGDVVCGGFAAPLNYADYCLIITDNGFDALFAANRIAASVREKARTHPLKLAGLIGNRTSKRDLIDKYISHVAMPVLEVLPLIEDIRVSRVKGKTLFEMAEKDPSLDYVCDFYLNIADQILALPEGVVPSEALDRELFGLLSDYYLNPPADAPKQEKDELELMMV; encoded by the coding sequence ATGACTTTGACATTAGCAGTTTACGGAAAAGGCGGTATTGGCAAATCCACCACCAGTTGCAACATTTCTACAGCATTGGCAAAAAGAGGTAAAAAAGTATTACAAATTGGGTGTGATCCAAAACATGATAGCACTTTCACCCTTACAGGCTTTTTAATTCCCACCATCATTGACACATTGCAAGAAAAAGATTTCCACTATGAAGATATTTGGGCGGAAGACGTTATCTATAAAGGTTATGCTGGTGTTGACTGTGTAGAGGCTGGTGGTCCTCCTGCGGGTGCTGGTTGTGGTGGTTATGTCGTAGGTGAAACCGTAAAACTGTTAAAAGAGTTAAACGCCTTTGATGAATATGATGTGATTTTATTTGACGTATTGGGTGACGTGGTATGCGGTGGATTTGCCGCACCTCTAAATTATGCTGATTATTGTTTAATCATCACTGACAACGGTTTTGATGCTTTATTTGCCGCCAATCGTATCGCCGCATCTGTCAGAGAAAAAGCGCGCACTCATCCCTTAAAATTAGCTGGTTTAATTGGTAATCGCACCTCAAAACGTGACTTAATTGATAAATATATTTCCCATGTAGCAATGCCTGTATTAGAAGTATTACCCCTCATTGAAGACATCCGAGTATCAAGAGTCAAGGGTAAAACTTTGTTTGAAATGGCAGAAAAAGATCCTTCTTTAGATTACGTTTGTGATTTTTACTTGAATATAGCTGATCAAATTTTAGCTTTACCTGAAGGAGTGGTGCCTAGTGAAGCCCTTGATCGTGAATTATTTGGATTACTCTCCGATTACTACTTAAATCCTCCTGCGGATGCGCCTAAACAAGAAAAAGACGAATTAGAGTTAATGATGGTTTAA
- a CDS encoding ferredoxin:protochlorophyllide reductase (ATP-dependent) subunit N, producing MTLAQEKPATPELNFECETGNYHTFCPISCVAWLYQKIEDSFFLVIGTKTCGYFLQNAMGVMIFAEPRYAMAELEEADISAQLNDYNELKRLCDQIKRDRNPSVIVWIGTCTTEIIKMDLEGIAPKLEAELGIPIVVARANGLDYAFTQGEDTVLASMANRCPKESEVKQEAEKTERNAIQKLMNFGKKAEDTNHNEEYHKHPPLVLFGSLPDPVVTNLTLELKKQGVKIDGWLPAKRYTELPVIDEGYYVAGVNPFLSRTATTLMRRRKCKLIGAPFPIGPDGTRAWIEKICSVVGVEPQGLAEREAQIWENIQDYVDIIKGKSVFFMGDNLLEISLARFLIRCGMTVDEIGIPYMDKRYQKGELDFLAQTCQEMGVKVPTIVEKPDNYNQLQRIKEIKPDLVITGMAHANPLEARGINTKWSVEFTFAQIHGFTNARDILELVTRPLRRNNNLKDLGWSKLVKEEAKI from the coding sequence ATGACATTAGCTCAAGAAAAACCCGCTACCCCCGAATTAAATTTTGAATGTGAAACAGGCAATTATCATACTTTTTGCCCCATTAGTTGCGTAGCTTGGTTATACCAAAAAATTGAGGATAGTTTTTTCCTCGTTATCGGCACTAAAACCTGTGGTTATTTTTTACAAAATGCTATGGGTGTTATGATATTCGCTGAACCTCGTTACGCTATGGCTGAATTAGAAGAAGCTGATATTTCTGCCCAACTTAACGACTATAACGAGTTAAAACGCCTTTGTGACCAAATTAAGCGCGATCGCAACCCCAGTGTAATCGTTTGGATTGGTACTTGCACCACCGAAATTATTAAAATGGATTTAGAGGGAATTGCCCCTAAATTAGAAGCCGAGTTAGGTATTCCTATTGTAGTCGCTCGTGCTAATGGTTTAGATTATGCTTTCACCCAAGGAGAAGATACGGTTTTAGCTTCTATGGCAAATCGTTGCCCGAAGGAATCGGAAGTAAAACAGGAAGCGGAAAAAACTGAGCGTAATGCTATTCAAAAATTGATGAATTTTGGCAAAAAAGCGGAAGATACTAACCATAATGAAGAATATCACAAACATCCGCCTTTAGTGTTATTTGGTTCATTACCTGATCCTGTTGTTACCAATTTAACCTTAGAATTAAAAAAACAAGGGGTAAAAATTGATGGTTGGCTTCCTGCAAAACGTTATACTGAGTTACCCGTTATCGATGAAGGTTATTACGTTGCAGGGGTGAATCCTTTTTTAAGTCGCACAGCTACTACTTTAATGCGTCGCCGTAAGTGTAAATTAATTGGCGCACCCTTCCCGATTGGCCCAGATGGCACTCGTGCATGGATTGAGAAAATCTGCTCTGTGGTTGGAGTTGAGCCTCAAGGGTTAGCTGAAAGAGAAGCCCAAATTTGGGAAAATATACAAGATTATGTGGATATTATCAAAGGTAAGTCAGTTTTCTTCATGGGCGATAATTTACTCGAAATATCTCTCGCTCGTTTCCTCATTCGCTGTGGTATGACTGTTGATGAAATTGGTATTCCTTACATGGATAAACGTTATCAAAAAGGTGAGTTAGATTTTCTGGCTCAAACTTGCCAAGAAATGGGGGTAAAAGTACCTACTATTGTGGAAAAACCTGATAACTATAACCAATTACAGAGAATCAAAGAAATTAAGCCTGATTTAGTGATAACTGGCATGGCACACGCCAATCCGTTAGAAGCTAGAGGAATTAACACAAAATGGTCTGTGGAGTTCACTTTTGCCCAAATTCACGGTTTTACTAACGCTCGTGATATTCTTGAATTAGTAACACGTCCTTTACGCCGTAATAATAACTTAAAAGATTTAGGTTGGAGTAAATTAGTCAAAGAAGAAGCGAAAATCTAA
- the sufD gene encoding Fe-S cluster assembly protein SufD, whose translation MNTVAILKPDTFEQKKDAYLGSLLQLSENQPLNFNGDLAKFVKEIRQQGANKVVKLNIPTDKDEDWRFTDLSDLQKQDWFLATKNELNSTVLDGFILKEASHSRLVFVNGFYDANLSDISGLSNDIYVGNLANLDSNNISKIHDYLSKNEPENEVFTALNSAGITDSFIIWVKANSKVNLPIHLLHLTARDNFCSFTQPRILVVAEANSNLNFIEYYGAIASGCSDSAKQQYYFTNVVTEVYLENNAQVNHTRIQRESGDGFHIAKTTVSQARNSSYTINEISLGAKLYRHNLHIKQEGEQTETNLNGLTMLQGKQIGDTHSEVSLSKPHGIVNQLHKFIIDDSGRGVFNGKVYVPKLAQLTNASQLNRNLLLSSKARINTKPELQITADNVKCAHGATVSQLEADEIFYLRSRGLNEYDARHLLMDAFAAEIIDKIPYDSFKQRLTQCVACRTLD comes from the coding sequence ATGAATACTGTTGCAATTTTGAAACCTGATACATTTGAGCAAAAAAAAGATGCTTATTTAGGTAGTTTATTACAACTTAGTGAAAATCAACCTCTCAATTTTAACGGTGATTTAGCTAAATTTGTCAAAGAAATTCGTCAACAAGGAGCGAATAAAGTTGTTAAATTAAATATTCCTACGGATAAAGATGAAGATTGGCGGTTTACTGATTTATCAGATTTACAAAAACAAGATTGGTTTTTAGCAACAAAAAATGAGTTAAATTCAACTGTTTTAGATGGATTTATTCTCAAAGAAGCATCTCATTCTCGTTTAGTTTTTGTTAACGGTTTTTATGATGCCAATTTATCAGATATTTCAGGATTATCTAATGATATTTATGTGGGAAATTTAGCTAATTTAGATAGTAATAATATATCTAAAATTCATGATTATTTAAGCAAAAATGAGCCTGAAAATGAAGTTTTTACTGCTTTAAATTCCGCTGGAATTACTGATAGTTTTATAATTTGGGTAAAGGCAAACAGCAAGGTTAATCTTCCTATTCATCTTTTACACCTGACTGCTAGAGATAATTTTTGTAGTTTTACTCAACCTCGAATTTTAGTCGTAGCGGAAGCCAATTCTAATCTTAATTTTATCGAATATTATGGAGCGATCGCCTCTGGATGTTCAGATTCTGCAAAACAACAATATTATTTTACAAATGTTGTTACCGAAGTTTACCTTGAAAATAACGCACAAGTAAATCACACTCGCATTCAAAGAGAATCAGGAGACGGTTTTCATATTGCCAAAACTACGGTATCTCAAGCTAGAAATAGTAGTTATACCATTAACGAAATTAGTTTAGGAGCTAAATTATATCGTCATAATCTCCATATTAAACAAGAAGGAGAACAAACGGAAACTAATCTTAACGGTTTAACGATGTTGCAGGGTAAGCAAATCGGTGATACCCATAGTGAAGTGAGTTTAAGTAAACCTCATGGAATCGTCAATCAACTTCATAAATTTATTATCGATGATTCTGGGCGTGGTGTTTTTAACGGTAAAGTTTATGTTCCTAAATTAGCACAATTAACTAATGCTTCCCAACTCAACCGTAATTTATTATTATCATCAAAGGCTAGGATTAACACTAAACCTGAGTTACAAATCACCGCCGATAACGTAAAATGTGCGCATGGTGCAACGGTAAGTCAATTAGAAGCCGATGAAATTTTTTATCTACGCAGTCGTGGCTTAAATGAATATGATGCTAGACATTTATTGATGGATGCTTTTGCGGCGGAAATTATTGATAAAATTCCCTATGATTCCTTCAAACAAAGATTAACTCAGTGTGTGGCTTGTCGCACTTTAGATTGA
- the sufC gene encoding Fe-S cluster assembly ATPase SufC: MTQSILSVRNLTASVDGIPILKGVNLEIKAGEIHAIMGRNGSGKSTFSKVLSGHPEYEVTGGEIIYLGENLLEKEPEERALAGIFLAFQYPLEIPGVSNLDFLRVAYNARCKHLGLEELDAFDFEDLVEQKLEVVKMNSAFLARSLNEGFSGGEKKRNEILQMALLEPTLGILDEIDSGLDIDALRIVSEGVNQLRKPENAFLLITHYQRLLDYIIPDFVHVMYQGKIVMSGDKKLALELEAKGYDFLEEEELVIN, from the coding sequence ATGACTCAATCTATATTATCAGTTCGTAACCTAACTGCAAGTGTCGATGGCATACCGATTTTAAAAGGTGTAAACTTAGAAATAAAAGCAGGTGAAATACATGCTATCATGGGGCGTAATGGTTCGGGTAAAAGTACTTTTTCCAAAGTATTAAGCGGACATCCTGAGTATGAAGTAACAGGAGGTGAGATAATCTATTTAGGTGAAAATTTACTAGAAAAAGAGCCTGAAGAAAGAGCATTAGCTGGTATTTTTTTAGCTTTTCAATATCCTTTAGAAATCCCCGGCGTTAGTAATTTAGATTTTTTAAGAGTAGCTTATAATGCCCGTTGCAAACATTTAGGTTTAGAAGAATTAGACGCTTTTGATTTTGAAGATTTAGTCGAGCAAAAGTTAGAAGTAGTAAAAATGAATTCTGCTTTTTTAGCTAGAAGTTTAAATGAAGGATTTTCTGGAGGGGAAAAAAAACGCAACGAAATCTTACAAATGGCATTACTTGAGCCAACTTTAGGAATTTTAGACGAGATAGATTCTGGTTTAGATATTGATGCTTTGCGCATTGTTTCTGAAGGAGTTAATCAATTACGTAAACCTGAAAACGCTTTTTTATTGATTACTCATTATCAACGGTTACTTGATTATATTATTCCCGATTTTGTTCATGTAATGTATCAAGGAAAAATTGTCATGAGTGGTGATAAAAAATTAGCTTTAGAGTTAGAAGCAAAAGGTTACGATTTCTTGGAAGAAGAAGAATTAGTAATCAATTAA
- the lpdA gene encoding dihydrolipoyl dehydrogenase, with product MSKKFDYDLVIIGAGVGGHGAALHAVKLGLKTAIIEAGDMGGTCVNRGCIPSKALLAASGKVRELSHNEHLESMGVNVGGVSFDRKLIADHANNLVSKIQSDLTNSLTRLKVDIFKGWGKILAPQKVGVITDNGEKVITAKDIMLCPGSTPFVPKGVEVDGKTVYTSDQAVKLESLPQWIAIIGSGYIGLEFADVYTALGSEITMIEALDQLMPTFDPDIAKIAEKVLINSRDIETYTGVFATKITPGNPVTIELTDAKTKEVVEILEVDACLVATGRIPSTKNLGLENLGIETERGFIPVNDKMQVLKDGEIVPHLWAVGDANGKMMLAHAASGQGIVAVENMCGNKKTIDYRSIPAAAFTHPEISYVGLNEPQAKELGKNEKFEVATAKTYFKGNSKALAEKETDGIAKIIYRKDTGELLGVHIIGIHASDLIQEAANAIANRESVNNLAFNIHAHPTLSEVLDEAYKRAS from the coding sequence ATGAGTAAAAAGTTTGATTATGATTTAGTGATCATTGGTGCTGGTGTTGGCGGTCATGGTGCGGCACTTCATGCTGTAAAATTAGGCTTAAAAACTGCTATCATCGAAGCTGGTGATATGGGCGGCACTTGTGTAAATCGTGGTTGTATTCCTTCTAAAGCCTTATTAGCAGCATCAGGTAAGGTTAGAGAATTATCTCATAATGAGCATTTAGAAAGTATGGGAGTTAATGTTGGTGGTGTTAGTTTTGATCGAAAACTCATTGCTGATCATGCTAACAATTTAGTGAGTAAAATTCAATCGGATTTAACCAATAGTTTAACTCGTCTTAAAGTCGATATTTTCAAAGGGTGGGGAAAAATTCTTGCACCGCAAAAAGTAGGGGTAATTACTGATAATGGCGAAAAAGTAATCACTGCGAAAGATATTATGTTATGTCCAGGTTCGACTCCTTTTGTGCCTAAAGGGGTAGAAGTGGATGGTAAAACAGTTTATACTAGCGATCAAGCGGTCAAATTAGAATCTTTACCTCAATGGATAGCAATCATTGGTAGTGGCTACATTGGTTTAGAGTTTGCAGATGTTTATACTGCTTTGGGTAGTGAAATTACGATGATTGAAGCATTAGATCAATTAATGCCAACTTTTGATCCTGATATTGCTAAAATTGCAGAAAAAGTTTTAATTAATAGTCGTGACATCGAAACCTATACAGGAGTTTTCGCTACTAAAATAACCCCCGGAAATCCTGTCACTATTGAATTAACCGATGCAAAAACGAAAGAAGTGGTAGAAATATTAGAAGTTGATGCTTGTTTGGTGGCAACAGGAAGAATCCCCTCTACTAAAAATCTTGGCTTAGAAAATCTCGGTATTGAAACAGAAAGAGGCTTTATTCCTGTTAATGATAAAATGCAGGTATTAAAAGATGGAGAAATTGTACCTCATCTTTGGGCTGTGGGTGATGCTAACGGTAAAATGATGTTAGCCCATGCGGCATCAGGACAAGGTATAGTAGCGGTAGAAAATATGTGCGGTAACAAAAAAACTATCGATTATCGTAGTATTCCTGCGGCGGCTTTCACTCATCCAGAAATTAGCTATGTTGGGTTAAATGAGCCTCAAGCTAAGGAATTAGGCAAAAATGAAAAATTTGAGGTTGCAACAGCTAAAACCTATTTTAAAGGTAATTCTAAGGCTCTAGCAGAGAAGGAAACTGATGGGATCGCTAAAATTATTTATCGAAAAGATACAGGAGAATTACTCGGTGTTCATATTATCGGAATTCATGCTTCAGATTTAATTCAAGAAGCCGCTAACGCCATCGCTAATCGTGAATCGGTAAATAATTTAGCTTTCAATATTCATGCTCATCCTACTTTGTCAGAAGTATTAGACGAGGCTTATAAACGAGCAAGTTAA
- a CDS encoding amylosucrase encodes MYEQLSHSILNEILDQLKPEITGKELNHFYTRLGANFYSLFSLFYQLYGQRQDFKHQLLKLVEVMARQYILRSPEFKNTDLAREKDFNWFLSQKWVGMTLYADGFAEDLPDLSQKIDYFQELGINLVHIMPILECPKNASDGGYAVSNYRKIDERVGNLQDIQKIAHEMKKKDILLVLDIVVNHTSNEHEWAKKARQGDSKYQNYYYTFHNREIPNMFEKTLPEVFPQTAPGNFTWDEKMKKWVMTVFNNYQWDLNYQNPAVFIEMLDILLFWANQGVDILRLDAVAFLWKKIGGSSQNEPEAHTLLQLFKDCCQVTAPGVLFIAEAIVAPVEIVKYFGEDAINAKECEIAYNATFMALLWDAVATKNAKLLIQGIKNLPDKLERATWLNYIRCHDDIGLGFTDDDIIQAGYEPRSHRQFLLNYFSGKFENTDARGLLFGQNPKNNDARISGTLTSLIGLENALEEGNQEKIDLTIQHIILLHSMIFSFGGIPLIYYGDEIGTLNDYSYMGNLSKANDSRWAHRPKINWQKAQLRHKENTIENIIFSALQRMIKVRKEISAFGDFNNRELINVSNPHLLVFMRTDPQEKNNIIVIGNFDASYQYINFSEIQNNLFRFKNNHEIMDLYSGESPTMFKHQLVLPPFRFYWLSLV; translated from the coding sequence ATGTATGAACAGCTATCTCATTCCATTCTTAATGAAATTCTCGACCAACTTAAACCAGAAATTACTGGAAAAGAGCTTAATCACTTTTATACTAGGTTAGGTGCTAATTTTTACAGTCTTTTCTCTCTTTTTTATCAACTTTATGGGCAACGTCAAGATTTTAAGCATCAACTTTTAAAATTAGTGGAAGTTATGGCACGTCAATATATTTTGCGATCGCCAGAATTTAAAAACACGGATTTAGCTAGGGAAAAAGATTTTAACTGGTTTTTGAGTCAAAAATGGGTGGGTATGACTCTTTATGCTGATGGATTTGCGGAGGATTTACCAGACTTAAGCCAAAAAATTGATTATTTTCAGGAATTAGGCATTAACTTAGTTCATATTATGCCTATTTTAGAATGTCCGAAAAATGCTAGTGATGGTGGTTATGCCGTTAGTAACTATCGAAAAATTGATGAAAGAGTCGGAAATTTACAGGATATTCAAAAAATAGCCCATGAAATGAAAAAAAAAGATATTTTACTGGTTTTAGATATTGTCGTAAATCACACCTCTAATGAACATGAATGGGCAAAAAAAGCACGTCAAGGAGATAGTAAATATCAAAATTATTATTATACTTTTCACAATCGAGAAATTCCCAATATGTTTGAAAAAACTCTCCCTGAAGTTTTTCCTCAAACCGCACCGGGTAATTTTACATGGGATGAGAAAATGAAAAAATGGGTGATGACGGTATTTAATAACTATCAATGGGATTTAAACTATCAAAATCCTGCCGTTTTCATCGAAATGTTAGATATTTTGTTATTTTGGGCAAATCAAGGGGTTGATATTTTGCGTCTGGATGCTGTGGCTTTTTTATGGAAGAAAATCGGTGGTAGTAGTCAAAATGAACCAGAAGCTCATACACTATTACAATTATTCAAAGATTGTTGTCAAGTAACTGCCCCAGGAGTATTATTTATTGCCGAAGCCATCGTTGCACCCGTGGAAATCGTTAAATATTTCGGAGAAGATGCCATTAACGCCAAGGAGTGTGAAATCGCCTATAATGCTACCTTTATGGCTTTGTTATGGGATGCTGTGGCGACAAAAAATGCTAAGTTACTAATTCAAGGTATTAAAAATCTTCCCGATAAATTAGAAAGAGCAACATGGTTAAACTATATTAGGTGTCATGATGATATTGGTTTAGGTTTTACTGATGATGATATAATTCAAGCTGGTTACGAACCTCGATCACATCGTCAATTTTTGCTCAACTACTTTTCAGGAAAATTTGAAAATACTGATGCAAGAGGCTTACTCTTTGGACAAAATCCCAAAAATAATGATGCCCGTATTTCTGGCACATTAACTTCTCTTATTGGCTTAGAAAATGCTTTAGAAGAAGGAAATCAAGAAAAAATAGATCTCACTATTCAACATATTATTTTACTTCATAGTATGATTTTTTCCTTTGGTGGCATTCCCCTTATTTACTATGGTGATGAAATTGGCACTCTGAATGATTATTCCTATATGGGAAACTTAAGTAAAGCTAATGATAGTAGGTGGGCACATCGTCCCAAAATAAACTGGCAAAAAGCCCAATTAAGGCATAAAGAAAATACCATCGAGAATATCATTTTTTCTGCCCTTCAACGAATGATAAAAGTTAGAAAAGAAATTAGTGCTTTTGGTGATTTTAACAATAGGGAATTGATTAATGTCAGTAATCCTCACCTATTAGTTTTTATGAGAACTGATCCTCAAGAAAAAAATAATATAATAGTTATTGGTAATTTCGATGCTAGTTATCAATATATAAATTTTTCTGAAATTCAAAATAATTTATTTAGATTTAAAAACAATCATGAAATTATGGATCTTTATTCTGGAGAGTCACCGACAATGTTTAAACATCAATTAGTCTTACCGCCATTTCGTTTTTATTGGTTATCTCTTGTCTAA